In a genomic window of Acidimicrobiia bacterium:
- a CDS encoding PAS domain S-box protein, whose product MSGWAEADLAGRKIYNFLSPEAINQHAGFVTRQLREGRAASIRLTTQRFDGSSFLVDVTITVLETREGDRYFIGLLSKVGDSSTNPTSDFRVASRGTRHDDRLVRLGQAATEISGDFINVMSVILDRAAGLEASITDSAGLANLRELQQSVAAAAGLSQQIVNYARVASSRAEPTDVNEVVWTSAETLAQAVGDDIVVRLDLALAPLWVMVDRRELDQALLCMAVNAREAMPEGGDLTIATGSEPHAGGADYPPAVRLSMTDGRRDISAQAVAQAFLPSSTANAGTGGRPIGLAAVREFAEHNLGTVELHSVVGGGTSVRLVLPALDALARFDRPG is encoded by the coding sequence ATGTCTGGTTGGGCCGAGGCGGACTTGGCGGGTCGTAAAATCTACAATTTTTTGTCGCCGGAGGCGATAAATCAGCACGCCGGTTTTGTCACCCGCCAATTGCGCGAAGGGCGTGCGGCGAGCATTCGTCTGACCACCCAGCGGTTCGACGGGAGTTCGTTCCTGGTTGACGTGACCATCACTGTCTTGGAAACCAGAGAAGGGGATCGCTACTTCATCGGTCTGCTGTCGAAAGTTGGGGATTCGAGCACGAACCCAACGAGCGACTTTCGAGTGGCGTCTCGCGGCACTCGGCATGACGACCGATTGGTAAGGCTCGGTCAAGCCGCCACAGAAATTTCCGGTGACTTCATCAACGTGATGTCGGTCATCCTGGACCGGGCGGCAGGCCTCGAAGCGTCCATCACCGACTCAGCGGGGTTAGCCAATCTGAGGGAGCTCCAGCAGTCCGTCGCCGCTGCGGCTGGTCTTTCCCAGCAGATCGTCAACTACGCGCGGGTGGCTTCGAGTAGGGCGGAGCCGACCGACGTGAACGAGGTGGTGTGGACTTCGGCGGAGACGTTGGCTCAAGCCGTGGGCGACGACATCGTGGTGCGGCTTGACCTGGCCCTCGCTCCCCTATGGGTGATGGTCGATCGACGGGAACTGGACCAGGCCCTCCTGTGCATGGCGGTGAACGCGCGCGAGGCCATGCCCGAAGGGGGGGACTTAACCATCGCCACCGGGTCAGAACCGCATGCTGGGGGAGCGGACTATCCGCCGGCGGTGAGACTCTCCATGACCGACGGGAGGCGAGACATATCTGCTCAAGCCGTGGCGCAAGCCTTTCTGCCGTCGTCCACCGCCAACGCGGGCACAGGAGGGCGACCCATTGGGTTGGCGGCGGTGCGGGAATTCGCCGAGCACAACCTGGGGACGGTGGAACTACATTCCGTGGTGGGCGGCGGTACCAGTGTTCGTTTGGTCCTTCCCGCCCTCGACGCCTTGGCGCGCTTCGATCGGCCGGGCTAG
- a CDS encoding response regulator transcription factor, translated as MLRRMLRGERVPGIARDLFISASTVRNRPTAIFAKVGVHSQEELLARLRATPAPWAS; from the coding sequence GTGCTGCGACGCATGCTGCGCGGCGAGCGGGTGCCCGGAATCGCCCGAGATCTCTTCATCAGCGCCAGCACGGTGCGCAACCGCCCCACGGCGATCTTTGCCAAGGTCGGTGTTCACTCCCAAGAGGAACTCCTCGCTCGCCTGCGGGCTACCCCCGCCCCGTGGGCATCGTGA